One stretch of Pseudoramibacter sp. DNA includes these proteins:
- a CDS encoding transglycosylase domain-containing protein: protein MEEDKKNNQNPQASSEQPPKHFSFSGFKGLKHADTASSEKPSSKEVKEGENDDAIRKEEKIEKVLDSHNIEQADVGATIETLAPAESQTNKQSLSSKEYSDDRPNEPKEDSTAAAVQSKEPQNKTVPKTSSQSDVKKKVPNDTKPAESKASAPARKSQGLPRRHARTNSTGKKGEDIKAGAYDSKLQEIDDMRLKSNKKTTNRRQSRSDAKTLKSAKKSNGGLPSRKHKRKKFKAWQKVLIVLLIIFAAGVAGVFAMYQRNRVDISNYTYKEKQKTQIISSDNQVIAELFTENRTYVSLNQIPDNMKNALIATEDSRFYDHGGVDYYGILRSLAYNALHRNTRSQGASTLTQQLARTLFLPDISSEQTFMDSLNRKFKEISIARQLNKKYSKNQILEMYLNETYFGSSAYGIEEAAKTYFGKDIWDCDLAECAVLAGLPQAPSGYAPNIHPEAAKKRQEEVLDRMVKTGYITKAQANQAKAEQLNVVSWDASKLNNQVTEGYEKFVNRALQQYAEAVAPNVMKKQGISKKEAIKYTRTQVASGGYKIYTTINTGMQSKAMDISLKKYPKGSSTTNAIVTLDQDGSVRAYYGGNTEVDMCNTARQPGSNIKPLYYSCAIDKGIFNANSSLHNYGTYGNWTPRAEGGGSTVSLTTALVKSYNPPAAYVWYTLGNNTAVDWMKTMGITTFTSSDYNINTCVGGMLYGIKPIEMAAAFNIFNNNGIYNQPKFVTKVQNSNGSTIFKSSDLNLDTHQVMKSSTASTMKSILRQVVTSGTGTNANVYGTAGKTGTTDNGKDLWFTGMTGNLTTSIWTGNLNSKAIGGYGATSAATYGSYMKALGSSNLIPGLSSSSN, encoded by the coding sequence ATGGAAGAAGATAAGAAAAACAATCAAAATCCACAAGCATCATCAGAACAGCCACCAAAACATTTTTCTTTTAGTGGGTTTAAAGGACTGAAACATGCGGACACCGCATCATCAGAAAAACCTTCATCGAAAGAAGTGAAAGAAGGGGAAAACGATGATGCGATTCGTAAAGAAGAAAAAATAGAAAAAGTACTGGATTCTCATAATATCGAGCAGGCAGATGTGGGAGCGACTATTGAAACCCTTGCACCGGCAGAATCTCAGACCAATAAGCAGAGTTTGTCGTCGAAAGAATATTCGGACGACCGTCCAAATGAGCCCAAAGAAGACAGCACCGCGGCAGCAGTGCAGTCCAAAGAACCCCAAAACAAGACGGTTCCTAAGACATCATCTCAATCAGATGTAAAAAAGAAAGTCCCTAACGATACAAAACCAGCAGAAAGCAAGGCGTCAGCGCCGGCTCGAAAATCTCAGGGGCTGCCGAGACGTCACGCCCGAACAAATTCAACAGGGAAGAAAGGCGAAGACATTAAAGCTGGAGCTTATGATTCAAAACTTCAGGAAATTGACGATATGCGCCTGAAGTCAAACAAAAAAACCACCAATCGCCGGCAGAGCCGAAGCGATGCTAAGACATTAAAATCGGCAAAGAAAAGCAATGGCGGTCTGCCGAGCAGAAAGCATAAACGCAAAAAGTTTAAAGCATGGCAAAAAGTGCTCATCGTCCTGTTGATTATCTTTGCAGCTGGGGTTGCCGGCGTTTTCGCAATGTACCAGCGGAATCGCGTTGATATTTCCAACTATACCTACAAAGAAAAACAAAAGACGCAAATTATTTCATCTGATAATCAGGTCATTGCGGAATTGTTTACGGAAAATCGGACTTATGTGTCCTTAAATCAGATTCCGGACAACATGAAAAATGCGCTGATCGCAACAGAAGACAGCCGTTTCTATGATCATGGCGGCGTGGATTATTACGGGATTCTGAGATCACTGGCTTACAATGCGCTGCACCGCAACACCAGAAGTCAAGGCGCCAGTACGCTGACGCAGCAGCTGGCAAGAACGTTGTTCCTGCCCGATATTTCGTCAGAACAGACTTTTATGGATTCCCTCAATCGTAAGTTTAAGGAAATTTCCATTGCAAGGCAGCTGAATAAGAAATATTCAAAGAATCAGATCCTTGAAATGTATTTGAATGAAACCTACTTCGGTTCTTCTGCTTACGGCATTGAAGAAGCGGCGAAGACCTATTTCGGCAAAGATATTTGGGACTGCGATTTGGCAGAATGCGCCGTGCTTGCAGGGTTGCCCCAGGCACCGTCCGGATACGCGCCGAATATTCATCCTGAAGCGGCAAAGAAACGTCAAGAAGAAGTCTTAGACCGTATGGTTAAAACCGGCTATATTACCAAAGCTCAGGCAAATCAGGCTAAGGCTGAACAGTTAAATGTGGTGTCTTGGGACGCTTCCAAACTGAATAATCAGGTCACAGAAGGCTATGAAAAATTCGTGAACCGCGCGCTTCAGCAGTATGCGGAAGCCGTTGCGCCGAATGTCATGAAAAAACAGGGCATTTCTAAAAAAGAAGCGATCAAGTATACGAGAACGCAAGTGGCCAGCGGCGGATATAAGATCTATACGACCATTAACACGGGTATGCAGAGCAAAGCCATGGATATTTCCCTTAAAAAGTATCCGAAAGGCAGCAGCACGACGAATGCGATTGTCACGCTGGATCAAGATGGTTCTGTGCGCGCTTATTACGGCGGCAATACCGAAGTGGATATGTGCAACACCGCAAGACAGCCAGGGTCCAACATCAAACCGCTGTATTACAGCTGTGCCATAGACAAGGGTATTTTCAATGCCAATTCTTCACTGCACAACTACGGGACTTATGGCAACTGGACGCCGAGAGCAGAAGGCGGCGGTTCGACAGTCAGCTTAACCACAGCGCTTGTGAAATCCTACAACCCGCCTGCAGCTTATGTGTGGTATACCTTGGGCAACAATACCGCGGTTGATTGGATGAAGACCATGGGCATTACGACTTTTACATCCAGCGATTATAATATCAACACTTGCGTTGGCGGGATGCTGTACGGCATTAAGCCCATTGAAATGGCGGCTGCATTTAATATCTTCAACAACAACGGGATTTACAATCAGCCTAAATTTGTGACAAAAGTGCAGAACAGCAACGGCAGCACGATTTTCAAGAGTTCGGATTTGAATCTGGATACCCATCAGGTCATGAAGTCTTCGACGGCTTCGACGATGAAGAGCATTCTGCGTCAGGTCGTCACAAGCGGGACTGGGACCAATGCTAATGTCTACGGCACGGCAGGGAAAACCGGGACAACTGATAACGGAAAAGATTTGTGGTTCACCGGGATGACAGGAAACCTGACGACTTCGATCTGGACAGGTAATCTGAACAGCAAAGCCATTGGCGGATACGGCGCTACATCGGCGGCAACCTATGGCAGTTATATGAAAGCTTTGGGATCTTCGAATTTAATTCCAGGTCTTAGCAGCAGCAGTAATTAA
- the radC gene encoding RadC family protein produces the protein MKNHLTLRELTSDDKPREKLMHFGPGLLSNAELIAVIIGSGQKNMTAVELGQRLLNFYDSDLESLLKVSVEELCQNNELKGIGEAKACQIIAALELGSRARHQKKTLFQIKSPMDAAIYLSQEMFGYEREHFEILLLNTKNVVFKQEIISVGTVNASLVHPREVFNPAIRHRATSIILAHNHPSGDTTPSSNDIELTDRLVQAGQLLGIEVLDHLIVSDCAEDYFSFKEQDYF, from the coding sequence ATGAAAAATCATTTAACGCTGCGTGAATTGACAAGCGATGACAAACCGCGGGAAAAGCTGATGCATTTTGGACCGGGGTTACTAAGCAATGCAGAATTAATTGCCGTCATCATTGGCTCAGGACAAAAAAATATGACGGCTGTTGAATTAGGTCAGAGGCTGTTAAATTTTTATGACAGTGATTTAGAAAGCCTGCTTAAGGTTTCAGTCGAAGAGTTGTGCCAAAATAATGAGTTGAAAGGCATTGGCGAGGCAAAAGCCTGTCAGATCATTGCGGCTCTGGAGCTGGGAAGCCGTGCGAGGCATCAGAAAAAGACGCTGTTTCAAATTAAAAGTCCCATGGACGCGGCCATTTATTTAAGTCAGGAAATGTTTGGTTATGAAAGAGAACATTTTGAGATTTTGCTTCTCAACACCAAAAATGTTGTATTTAAGCAGGAAATCATTTCAGTTGGAACCGTAAACGCTTCTCTTGTACATCCGAGAGAAGTTTTTAATCCGGCAATCCGGCACCGGGCGACTTCTATTATTTTAGCGCATAATCATCCTTCCGGCGATACGACGCCGAGCAGCAATGATATTGAATTAACCGATCGTCTGGTTCAAGCTGGGCAATTGTTGGGGATAGAGGTGTTGGATCATCTCATTGTCTCGGACTGTGCTGAAGATTATTTTAGCTTTAAAGAACAGGATTATTTTTAG
- a CDS encoding RluA family pseudouridine synthase yields MNQYKNFNQYRYVCENGSPITLKQYLKTKYAYSSRLMTRIIREGKMTINGKSCWSTDEVKKGDIIFIQMPTEHVDLLPVSGPLDILYEDDEVLAVNKDPGLVTHPTKSHGGDTLGNLVAAYFIRTHQPAKVRFVSRLDMDTSGVILIAKNKYVQHFLQSHITVPKMEKYYTAYVNNCPVPYAGTINLPIGMASADGIRREVRTDGKPSVTHYRVLKVYGKKQYAKIKLRLETGRTHQIRVHLSHMGCPIIGDHLYNPIQQDLGISRTALHASELTVTLPKNGRQMVTAPLKADLLALENRLENL; encoded by the coding sequence GTGAATCAATACAAAAATTTTAATCAATATCGATATGTTTGTGAAAATGGAAGTCCCATTACACTCAAACAATATTTAAAAACAAAATATGCTTATTCCAGCCGACTCATGACAAGAATTATCCGGGAAGGCAAAATGACCATTAATGGGAAATCGTGCTGGTCAACGGATGAAGTTAAAAAAGGGGATATCATTTTTATCCAGATGCCTACAGAGCATGTCGATTTGCTTCCTGTTTCAGGCCCTTTGGATATCCTATATGAAGATGATGAGGTACTGGCTGTTAATAAAGACCCGGGTCTTGTGACACACCCGACTAAAAGTCATGGCGGAGATACTTTAGGCAATCTTGTTGCGGCTTATTTCATTCGGACGCATCAGCCGGCAAAAGTCCGGTTCGTGAGCCGATTAGATATGGATACTTCTGGGGTGATCTTGATCGCAAAAAATAAGTATGTACAGCATTTTTTGCAATCTCATATCACAGTGCCTAAAATGGAGAAGTACTATACGGCTTATGTCAACAATTGTCCGGTGCCGTACGCTGGAACCATTAATCTGCCCATTGGAATGGCGTCAGCGGATGGCATTCGGCGAGAAGTGAGAACGGATGGGAAACCGTCTGTTACACATTACCGTGTTTTGAAAGTTTATGGCAAAAAACAATATGCAAAAATAAAATTAAGGCTGGAAACCGGCCGCACACATCAAATAAGGGTTCACTTGTCCCATATGGGCTGCCCGATCATTGGAGATCATTTGTACAATCCGATTCAGCAGGATTTAGGCATATCAAGAACGGCGCTGCATGCAAGTGAGTTAACGGTTACGCTCCCGAAAAACGGCAGGCAAATGGTAACGGCACCACTAAAGGCCGATTTGCTCGCTTTGGAAAATAGATTAGAAAATCTTTGA
- the putP gene encoding sodium/proline symporter PutP: protein MGSVNPIELGIFIAYLVVLIFIGLKFYNASSDSSEGFLLGGRALGSWVTAFSAQASDMSGWLLMGLPGAIYLGGMPQLWIGVGLFIGTCVNWKMVSERLRVYTEEVDAITLPTFFEKRYKDPTGALKTISAIVILFFFTIYCASGMVSSGKLFSTMFGINYNVAVLIGAVVIISYTFLGGYLAVCWTDLIQGILMVVAIAVVPIMAIVEMHGFGSTRMAMASEHLSLSLFGKGVTAATIISAVVWGLGYFGQPHILVRFMGIDSVKEIPKARKIAITWCLISLTGAVLVGLLSIPLFKGLSGGKEETVFILMIHRFFPVWIAGIFLAAIMAAIMSTIDSQLLVCSSVLSEDLSKLLFKKELTDKQSVSIGRWSVIAVSIVALLIAFNGNSTVMSLVSYSWGGFGSAFGPLVLFGLYSRKTSWQSALSGMVVGTVVVILWKATGLSATLFGTGIYEILPGFVANVLTILIVNHFKKPEKEVVDEFDEMIDRYEKARA, encoded by the coding sequence ATGGGTTCTGTAAATCCTATTGAACTGGGAATATTTATTGCCTATTTGGTTGTTTTAATTTTTATTGGACTGAAATTTTATAATGCTTCTTCTGATTCGTCGGAGGGTTTCCTGCTTGGCGGCCGTGCGCTGGGAAGCTGGGTCACGGCCTTTTCAGCACAAGCCTCTGATATGAGTGGATGGCTTCTGATGGGACTGCCCGGAGCCATATATTTAGGCGGAATGCCTCAACTGTGGATTGGCGTCGGATTATTTATTGGAACCTGTGTCAACTGGAAAATGGTTTCCGAACGGCTGCGTGTTTACACAGAAGAAGTGGACGCCATTACACTTCCGACTTTCTTTGAAAAGCGGTACAAAGATCCAACGGGTGCGTTAAAAACGATATCTGCTATTGTCATTTTATTTTTCTTTACGATTTACTGTGCATCGGGGATGGTTTCTTCCGGTAAATTATTTTCGACGATGTTTGGGATTAATTATAATGTTGCCGTTCTGATCGGTGCAGTTGTCATTATTTCTTACACATTTTTAGGCGGTTATCTGGCAGTCTGCTGGACGGACCTTATCCAGGGGATTTTGATGGTTGTAGCCATTGCGGTTGTGCCGATTATGGCCATTGTCGAAATGCACGGATTTGGCAGCACCCGTATGGCGATGGCTTCTGAACATCTTTCCCTTTCATTATTTGGAAAAGGTGTTACGGCAGCGACGATTATTTCAGCCGTTGTGTGGGGGCTTGGATATTTTGGACAGCCTCATATTCTGGTTCGGTTTATGGGGATCGATTCAGTAAAAGAAATTCCAAAAGCGAGAAAAATCGCCATTACCTGGTGCCTGATCTCATTAACAGGTGCTGTGTTAGTGGGACTGCTTTCTATTCCGCTCTTTAAAGGGCTTTCCGGCGGGAAGGAAGAAACCGTCTTTATCTTGATGATTCATCGCTTTTTCCCGGTGTGGATCGCAGGGATCTTTCTTGCCGCGATCATGGCTGCAATTATGTCGACCATTGACTCCCAGTTGTTAGTTTGTTCTTCAGTGCTTTCAGAAGATTTGTCAAAGCTTTTGTTTAAGAAAGAACTGACAGATAAACAGTCTGTCAGCATTGGGCGCTGGTCTGTCATTGCCGTTTCGATTGTAGCACTCCTCATTGCTTTTAATGGCAATTCAACGGTTATGAGTCTGGTTTCTTATTCGTGGGGCGGCTTTGGCTCTGCCTTTGGCCCATTGGTCTTATTTGGCCTTTATTCCAGAAAAACCAGCTGGCAGTCAGCATTATCGGGCATGGTTGTCGGAACAGTGGTGGTCATTCTTTGGAAAGCGACAGGCCTTTCAGCAACATTGTTCGGAACAGGCATTTATGAAATCCTGCCGGGATTTGTTGCGAATGTCTTGACGATTCTCATTGTCAATCATTTTAAGAAACCGGAAAAAGAAGTTGTCGATGAATTTGATGAAATGATCGACCGTTATGAAAAAGCCAGAGCATAA
- a CDS encoding ATP-binding protein translates to MSFMRKSFIYVILLEIRHKGVKAVRFIGRKQELQQLSEAWKKEDALILVTGRPRIGKTKLIKEFVKDKNHLYFAAGNQSDRLNRLLFERVFKSHFGIQAPSPDAAAVEWLELFRLYSEKTEDGGKILIIDNFDQLFFENRNFLKIFKKAWQKYFKANGVTLIVSMSDHSWNQIKQADRGAKKIWTDEIHLDAMSFTEMMMEFPHHDFNQLMVIYSVVGGVPGYWQFFNHCVNIKQIKQSIIRNVTNPYGKLFSEIPNLLEREVWRPDAYHSVLKVMAEGAQTAVQIKSMTGYRMSEVRKILSHLLELGYIQEQPLMLPKKSRKKSEQPYQIAIPFAAFWYTFVFSHYDALKNDRQLSKQQSFSGMIPYIQNWFNRVLIEMLQMVSLKKKIGMEVNQVGRYAENNQYIPIVAVDQEARKIFAADCVYGTEAYSKKDFENFKERVNQMAGFNKRYRNYDTVYGVFSVYPFEKDLLDFALNVSDLILFNGLTLYSLSK, encoded by the coding sequence ATGAGTTTCATGAGAAAGTCCTTTATTTATGTTATATTATTAGAAATACGGCACAAGGGGGTAAAAGCAGTGCGATTTATTGGCCGCAAACAAGAATTACAGCAATTGTCAGAAGCCTGGAAAAAGGAAGATGCATTAATCTTAGTCACAGGACGGCCCCGAATTGGAAAAACGAAATTAATTAAAGAATTTGTTAAAGATAAAAATCATTTGTATTTTGCTGCGGGAAATCAATCCGACCGTCTCAATCGTTTGTTGTTTGAGCGGGTTTTTAAATCTCATTTTGGCATCCAGGCACCGTCACCCGACGCAGCAGCTGTGGAATGGTTGGAATTATTTCGTTTGTATTCAGAAAAAACAGAAGATGGCGGAAAAATTCTGATTATTGATAATTTTGATCAGTTGTTTTTTGAAAACAGGAATTTCTTAAAGATATTTAAAAAAGCGTGGCAGAAATATTTTAAAGCGAACGGCGTAACTTTGATTGTTTCAATGTCCGATCACAGTTGGAACCAAATTAAGCAGGCGGATCGCGGAGCTAAAAAGATATGGACAGATGAGATTCATCTTGACGCCATGTCCTTTACAGAAATGATGATGGAATTTCCGCATCATGATTTCAATCAGCTGATGGTCATCTATTCCGTTGTCGGCGGTGTCCCGGGATACTGGCAGTTTTTTAACCATTGTGTCAATATCAAACAAATCAAGCAGTCGATTATTCGCAATGTTACAAATCCCTATGGCAAATTGTTTTCAGAAATTCCTAATTTGCTGGAAAGAGAAGTTTGGCGTCCTGATGCTTATCACTCGGTGTTAAAAGTCATGGCCGAAGGGGCTCAGACTGCAGTGCAGATAAAAAGCATGACGGGGTACCGGATGTCTGAAGTCCGAAAAATACTCAGTCATTTACTTGAATTAGGCTATATTCAGGAACAGCCGCTGATGCTTCCTAAAAAAAGCCGAAAAAAATCAGAACAGCCTTATCAGATTGCTATTCCCTTTGCCGCTTTCTGGTATACTTTTGTTTTTTCACATTACGATGCTTTAAAAAACGACCGTCAACTTTCGAAACAGCAGTCTTTTTCCGGAATGATTCCGTATATTCAGAATTGGTTTAATCGGGTGTTAATTGAAATGCTGCAGATGGTTTCGCTTAAGAAAAAAATAGGAATGGAAGTCAATCAGGTCGGACGATATGCTGAAAATAATCAATATATCCCAATCGTTGCCGTGGATCAGGAGGCGCGTAAAATTTTTGCTGCAGATTGTGTATACGGCACAGAAGCCTATTCAAAAAAAGATTTTGAAAATTTCAAAGAACGTGTCAATCAGATGGCAGGTTTTAATAAACGCTATCGCAATTATGATACCGTCTACGGCGTTTTTTCAGTATATCCCTTTGAAAAAGATCTGCTTGATTTTGCTTTAAATGTATCAGACCTTATTTTATTTAACGGATTAACGCTTTATTCTTTGAGTAAATAA
- a CDS encoding metal-sensing transcriptional repressor — MKQCMDSDNLHRRLSKIEGQVRAIDRMIDEDIPCEDILSQVNAVKSAMHKVGQIILEGHLQHCVKDGIQHGDADKTIASFTKAVERFANMK; from the coding sequence ATGAAACAATGTATGGATTCCGATAATTTGCACAGAAGACTCAGTAAAATAGAAGGCCAGGTCCGTGCGATTGATCGAATGATCGATGAAGATATTCCGTGTGAAGACATTCTCTCACAAGTCAATGCCGTTAAATCTGCCATGCATAAAGTTGGGCAGATTATCCTGGAAGGGCATCTTCAGCACTGTGTCAAAGACGGCATTCAGCATGGAGATGCTGATAAAACCATTGCCAGTTTTACCAAGGCTGTAGAACGTTTTGCAAATATGAAATAA
- a CDS encoding valine--tRNA ligase: protein MKKEMSKVYEPDEVENRIYAWWREKGYFKPEVHPNGKPYTIIMPPPNITGQLHMGHAFDDTLQDALIRYKRMQGYAALWVPGMDHASIATEVKVLNSIKEKENRSKSDLTREEFLKYAWDWAEFYRNRIRKQVTKLGASCDWDRERFTMDEGCSKAVKATFVRLYNKGLIYKGTRIINWCPDCQTALSDAEVEYEEEHGHLWHIRYPFADGTGEVVIATTRPETMLGDTGVAVNPDDERYKDIVGKEVILPLLNKKIPVVADDYVDMEFGTGVVKMTPAHDPNDYEVGKRHNLEEIKIMNNDGTMNDKCGKYTGMDRYECRKAILKDLEDQGYLVKTEDHVHNVGHCYRCHTTVETMTSEQWFVRMKELAKPAIDAVREGKTQFIPKRFSKIYFNWMENIRDWCISRQLWWGHQIPAWVCDECGKMIVSEDTPDTCPKCGSHHLKQEEDVLDTWFSSALWPFSTLGWPEQTEDLKKFYPNDVLVTGYDIIFFWVARMIFMGIDTMGEPPFSDVYIHGLIRDAQGRKMSKSLGNGIDPLEVIRDYSADAMRFAIITGNSAGNDIRWTKDKIESSRNFLNKIWNAARFVMMYMDDDVDLDLSQVTLEMADKWILSRMNQVIREVTLNIDKYELGIAAQKVYDFAWNEFCDWYIEFVKPRLNGDDSDSRHAALTVLNVVLQNILKLLHPFVPFITEEIYHYLPGSGEALIIAKWPVADKKFDFPKEEQSIRYLMGVIRTLRKIRKEANIPNKKKAALFVTTDNAENIEILNRSLDTLNKMGGVESIEKIDEDQIREDFVAAVVEDSTIYLALNDLVDKEKELKRLEREKAKIEKDLAKTSGKLNNQKFLENAPEAVVNKERMKDQENRDKLSQITARIDALKA from the coding sequence ATGAAAAAGGAAATGTCCAAGGTTTACGAGCCTGACGAAGTCGAAAATCGTATTTACGCTTGGTGGAGAGAAAAGGGATATTTTAAGCCAGAAGTTCATCCGAACGGCAAGCCGTACACGATTATCATGCCGCCTCCGAATATCACTGGACAGCTTCATATGGGGCATGCATTTGATGACACCCTGCAGGATGCGCTTATCCGTTATAAAAGAATGCAGGGATATGCAGCGCTTTGGGTTCCGGGAATGGATCACGCGAGTATCGCAACAGAAGTGAAGGTTTTAAACAGCATTAAAGAAAAAGAAAACCGCTCGAAAAGCGATCTGACCCGTGAAGAATTTTTGAAATATGCCTGGGATTGGGCTGAATTTTACCGCAATCGCATCCGTAAACAGGTAACGAAACTCGGGGCTTCCTGCGATTGGGACAGAGAACGCTTTACGATGGACGAAGGCTGTTCTAAAGCGGTCAAAGCAACTTTTGTCCGGCTGTACAACAAAGGGCTGATTTATAAAGGCACACGGATCATCAACTGGTGCCCGGACTGCCAGACAGCACTGTCAGATGCGGAAGTTGAATATGAAGAAGAACACGGCCATTTGTGGCATATTCGCTATCCTTTTGCCGATGGAACAGGGGAAGTGGTGATTGCGACTACTCGTCCTGAAACCATGCTTGGCGATACGGGTGTTGCGGTCAATCCCGACGATGAAAGATATAAAGATATTGTCGGGAAAGAAGTAATTCTGCCGCTTCTTAATAAAAAGATCCCAGTTGTTGCGGACGACTATGTGGACATGGAATTCGGAACGGGCGTTGTCAAGATGACACCGGCTCATGATCCCAACGACTACGAAGTCGGCAAGCGGCATAATCTTGAAGAAATCAAGATCATGAACAACGACGGCACCATGAACGATAAATGCGGGAAGTACACAGGTATGGACCGCTATGAATGCCGGAAAGCGATTTTAAAAGACCTGGAAGATCAAGGTTATCTCGTCAAAACAGAAGATCATGTCCACAATGTGGGGCATTGCTACCGCTGCCATACGACGGTTGAAACCATGACCAGCGAACAATGGTTTGTACGCATGAAGGAATTGGCAAAACCAGCTATCGATGCAGTTAGAGAAGGAAAAACGCAGTTTATTCCAAAACGCTTCTCAAAAATTTATTTCAACTGGATGGAAAATATTCGCGACTGGTGTATTTCCAGACAATTATGGTGGGGACATCAGATCCCGGCATGGGTCTGCGACGAATGCGGGAAAATGATCGTAAGTGAAGATACCCCGGATACCTGTCCGAAATGCGGAAGCCATCATTTGAAACAAGAAGAAGATGTCTTAGATACCTGGTTCTCTTCGGCTTTATGGCCGTTTTCGACGCTGGGCTGGCCGGAACAGACGGAAGATCTTAAAAAGTTTTACCCCAATGACGTGTTGGTGACCGGATATGACATTATCTTTTTCTGGGTTGCCCGCATGATCTTTATGGGGATTGATACAATGGGTGAACCGCCGTTTTCAGATGTTTATATTCATGGGCTTATTCGAGACGCTCAGGGCCGGAAGATGAGCAAATCTCTGGGAAACGGAATCGATCCACTGGAAGTCATCCGAGATTATTCCGCAGATGCCATGCGTTTTGCAATCATTACGGGAAATTCTGCAGGCAATGATATTCGCTGGACGAAAGATAAAATTGAATCCAGCCGGAATTTCCTCAACAAAATCTGGAACGCAGCCCGTTTCGTCATGATGTATATGGATGACGATGTGGATCTCGATTTGTCTCAAGTTACTCTGGAAATGGCTGACAAATGGATATTGAGCCGGATGAATCAGGTAATCCGGGAAGTGACCTTAAATATCGATAAATACGAGCTGGGAATTGCGGCGCAGAAAGTGTATGATTTTGCCTGGAATGAATTCTGCGACTGGTATATTGAGTTTGTCAAACCGCGTCTGAACGGCGATGATTCTGACAGCCGTCACGCTGCGCTGACTGTTTTAAACGTCGTTTTGCAGAATATCTTAAAACTGCTGCATCCCTTTGTTCCATTTATTACAGAAGAAATTTATCATTATCTTCCGGGATCGGGTGAAGCGCTGATTATTGCAAAATGGCCAGTTGCAGACAAAAAATTTGATTTTCCAAAGGAAGAACAGTCCATTCGCTATCTCATGGGGGTTATCCGGACCCTTAGAAAGATTCGAAAAGAAGCGAATATTCCAAACAAAAAGAAGGCAGCATTATTTGTCACAACAGACAATGCCGAAAACATCGAAATCTTAAATCGTTCTTTAGATACGCTGAATAAAATGGGCGGCGTCGAATCAATTGAAAAGATTGATGAAGATCAGATTCGGGAAGATTTCGTCGCAGCAGTTGTAGAAGACTCGACGATTTATCTGGCTCTCAACGACTTGGTGGATAAAGAAAAAGAACTGAAGCGCCTTGAACGAGAAAAGGCTAAAATAGAAAAGGATTTGGCAAAAACGAGCGGAAAGCTGAACAATCAAAAGTTCTTGGAAAATGCACCGGAAGCCGTGGTCAATAAGGAACGCATGAAGGACCAGGAAAATCGGGACAAGTTATCTCAGATTACAGCGCGTATTGACGCTTTAAAAGCTTGA
- the nth gene encoding endonuclease III codes for MNQQEINQTLEILQDVYGTQKCGLDFNSPYELLIATMLSAQCTDVRVNKVTGELFKTYNTPEKMLKLTEGELKAKIKSCGLANTKARNILKTSHLLLSEFNGVVPKTMKELTSLPGVGRKTANVVMSNAFGIPAIAVDTHVFRVSNRLGLAKGKNVLEVEKGLRKNLPESKWSQAHHQLIWHGRKICTARNPKCDICPLANLCDDRKTHRS; via the coding sequence ATGAATCAGCAAGAAATCAATCAAACATTAGAGATCCTTCAGGACGTTTACGGTACACAGAAATGCGGACTGGATTTTAATTCGCCATATGAATTGTTAATTGCGACGATGCTTTCTGCACAATGCACCGATGTCCGTGTGAATAAAGTGACAGGAGAATTGTTTAAAACTTACAATACGCCGGAAAAGATGCTTAAGTTAACAGAGGGCGAATTAAAGGCAAAGATCAAATCCTGTGGTTTGGCGAATACAAAAGCCAGGAATATTTTGAAGACAAGTCATTTGCTGCTTTCTGAATTTAACGGCGTTGTTCCTAAAACAATGAAAGAGCTAACTTCGCTTCCTGGCGTCGGAAGAAAAACGGCGAATGTAGTGATGAGCAATGCCTTTGGCATTCCAGCCATTGCTGTAGATACCCATGTTTTCAGGGTGTCCAACCGTTTGGGACTTGCAAAGGGAAAAAATGTATTAGAAGTTGAAAAGGGACTGCGAAAAAATCTGCCGGAGTCTAAATGGTCGCAGGCTCATCATCAATTGATCTGGCATGGACGAAAGATTTGCACAGCACGGAATCCAAAGTGCGATATTTGTCCTTTGGCCAATCTTTGTGATGATCGCAAGACGCACCGCAGTTAA